The following coding sequences lie in one Myxococcales bacterium genomic window:
- a CDS encoding zinc-binding dehydrogenase, which translates to MKKVVVHRAGSYDRLVIEEHAPLEPGPGEVLVDVRAIGVNYADCIVRMGLYSSAKKYVGWPITPGFEFAGVVKALGIGAKAPAPGSEVFGVTRFNAYATEVVAPEHQVFPMPSGVDLNHAAGFPGVFLTAYFALVELCRLRPGMKLLVHSAAGGVGGALTQIACLHGAEVVGVVGSAHKVDSARSHGAKFVIDKSTADLWALAERYAPDGYDVVLDANGVETLGQSYEHLKAAGRLVIYGFHTMMPKSGGKPNYGKLAVDWLRTPRFNPLAMTEQNRSVMAFNLSYLFDEASVLEEGMRALLAWLNEGKLRPHAVQTFAFEEVRKAHQLLESGTTVGKLVLTTDRAG; encoded by the coding sequence ATGAAGAAGGTGGTCGTGCACCGGGCGGGCTCTTACGACCGGCTGGTGATCGAAGAGCACGCGCCGCTCGAGCCCGGTCCGGGCGAGGTCCTGGTCGACGTGCGCGCCATCGGCGTGAACTACGCCGACTGCATCGTGCGCATGGGGCTGTATTCTTCGGCCAAGAAGTACGTCGGCTGGCCCATCACCCCCGGCTTCGAGTTCGCCGGTGTGGTGAAGGCGCTGGGCATCGGGGCGAAGGCGCCGGCGCCCGGCAGCGAGGTCTTCGGCGTCACACGTTTCAACGCCTACGCGACCGAGGTCGTGGCGCCCGAGCATCAGGTCTTTCCGATGCCGAGCGGGGTCGATCTGAATCACGCGGCAGGTTTCCCGGGAGTGTTCTTGACCGCGTACTTCGCCCTGGTCGAGCTATGTCGCCTGCGGCCGGGCATGAAGCTCCTGGTTCACTCCGCGGCCGGCGGCGTCGGCGGGGCGCTGACGCAGATCGCCTGCCTGCACGGCGCCGAGGTCGTCGGGGTCGTCGGTAGTGCACACAAGGTCGACTCCGCGCGCTCCCACGGCGCCAAATTCGTGATCGACAAGAGCACGGCTGATCTATGGGCGCTCGCCGAGCGTTACGCTCCGGATGGATACGACGTCGTGCTCGACGCAAACGGAGTAGAGACCCTCGGCCAGAGCTACGAACACTTGAAGGCGGCGGGGCGACTGGTGATCTACGGCTTTCACACCATGATGCCGAAGTCCGGCGGCAAGCCGAACTACGGCAAGCTCGCGGTCGATTGGCTGCGGACCCCGCGCTTCAACCCGCTCGCGATGACCGAGCAGAATCGCAGCGTCATGGCGTTCAACCTGTCGTACCTGTTCGACGAAGCCTCGGTGCTCGAAGAGGGTATGCGTGCGCTGCTCGCGTGGCTGAACGAGGGGAAACTCCGCCCACACGCCGTGCAGACTTTCGCGTTCGAAGAGGTCCGGAAGGCACATCAGTTGTTGGAGTCCGGCACGACGGTCGGCAAGCTCGTGCTCACCACGGATCGCGCCGGGTGA
- a CDS encoding LysE family transporter has translation MVLFALGLGVVLGFLGSIPAAGPLLLLVIASGLEGRRRSALSLASGGALAESIYVALAFWGFAAVLDAHPHIVVTLRVASVVLLTVLGLWLVFKRRTAGAGPDAAPVAGNFATGFMLVALNPAFLATWSAVAAVAYGNAWLSADARRVPWLALGSFAGIVLWFLLVATLAHRHRERFRAEVLEKMVRGLGVAILAIAAWLSFSLLR, from the coding sequence ATGGTGCTCTTTGCACTCGGCCTGGGGGTCGTGCTCGGGTTCCTGGGTTCGATCCCGGCGGCGGGTCCGCTGCTCTTGCTCGTGATCGCCAGCGGGCTCGAGGGACGAAGGCGGAGCGCGCTCTCGCTGGCGAGCGGTGGTGCCCTGGCCGAGAGCATCTACGTGGCGCTCGCGTTCTGGGGTTTTGCTGCCGTGCTGGACGCGCACCCCCACATCGTCGTCACGCTGCGAGTGGCCAGCGTCGTGCTGCTGACCGTGCTGGGTCTCTGGTTGGTCTTCAAACGTCGAACGGCGGGCGCAGGACCGGACGCCGCGCCGGTCGCAGGGAATTTCGCGACCGGGTTCATGTTGGTCGCGCTCAATCCCGCGTTCCTCGCCACGTGGAGCGCCGTTGCGGCGGTGGCCTACGGCAATGCGTGGCTGAGCGCTGACGCCCGTCGCGTGCCCTGGCTCGCGCTCGGCAGCTTTGCCGGCATCGTGCTCTGGTTCTTGCTGGTGGCGACCCTGGCCCATCGCCACCGCGAGCGTTTCCGCGCCGAGGTCTTGGAAAAGATGGTGCGCGGGTTGGGCGTCGCGATCTTGGCGATCGCGGCCTGGCTCTCGTTCTCACTGCTTCGCTAG